One window from the genome of Parasteatoda tepidariorum isolate YZ-2023 chromosome 8, CAS_Ptep_4.0, whole genome shotgun sequence encodes:
- the LOC107444214 gene encoding uncharacterized protein, whose translation MTITAPRHPATEIAVPWRYASPKNVGWEIYTDGSRMEVEPQQFRTGFGIVTKFKGITTAKSSSIASDYCSVFVAELMAIREAINIAAKKDGQITIFTDSLSSLHALADPTHENIIVNEIKQNWNKDIILNWIKAHVGHDGNEEADRAAKDAITLDHTEQTTWLTTNQIKSIINEYIMTRGKQEWTYSTKGRQTHKFFKYPKTSRLQANFYLNQFLTGHGVSGTHQSRFFRKSSISPYCDSQQDIIHLICHCPKFHAQRGTEFQDKTEHQLSSNFTCRRIIKEIIKNTLEDMLNPPDSTNNVT comes from the coding sequence ATGACAATAACTGCCCCAAGACATCCAGCCACTGAGATCGCTGTACCCTGGAGATATGCCTCACCAAAAAACGTAGGATGGGAAATTTATACAGATGGCTCTAGGATGGAAGTCGAACCACAACaatttaggacaggttttggcaTCGTTACAAAATTCAAAGGAATTACTACAGCAAAATCCTCCTCCATAGCATCTGACTATTGTTCTGTCTTCGTGGCAGAGCTGATGGCAATTAGAGAGGCCATAAATATCGCTGCAAAAAAAGATGgacaaataacaatttttacagATTCGCTCTCTTCATTGCATGCCCTTGCCGACCCAACACATGAAAACATAATTGTTAACGAAATTAAACAGAATTGGAATAAAGACATCATACTTAACTGGATAAAGGCACATGTGGGTCATGACGGCAATGAGGAAGCGGATAGAGCGGCTAAAGATGCCATCACACTCGACCACACAGAACAAACTACCTGGCTCACCACCAATCAGATTAAGTCTATTATTAATGAATACATCATGACAAGGGGGAAACAAGAGTGGACATACTCAACAAAAGGACGTCAAacacacaaattttttaagtatcctAAAACATCAAGACTGCAGGCCAACTTCtacttaaatcaatttttaaccgGCCACGGAGTATCTGGCACCCATCAATcaagattttttagaaaatcctCAATTTCTCCTTATTGTGACTCTCAACAAGATATAATACATTTGATTTGCCACTGCCCAAAATTTCATGCACAGCGTGGCACGGAATTCCAGGACAAAACAGAACATCAGCTATCCTCAAACTTTACCTGCAgaagaattattaaagaaatcatcaaaaataCACTTGAGGACATGTTAAATCCACCAGATTCAACTAACAATGTAACCTAA